The following coding sequences are from one Ornithodoros turicata isolate Travis chromosome 1, ASM3712646v1, whole genome shotgun sequence window:
- the LOC135378986 gene encoding zinc finger protein 883-like: MEISPSINARKSADMLHIQDKPRGNCEQEYSGCTSSNAQFKISTTTVELQPDSTTLVTMNDRHAEQHRDQSKPCANACMWKASLECHMFAHCHNESDKCPTTPSMNVQMGEEGSGCNICPSAFSWSGSDENHVVKCTDDRSYKSDVCPAEFNMSGNIQQHKRTHTGEKPYECDVCPAEFSHNGHLQRHKRIHTGEKPYKCGVCHAEFSQSGNLQQHKRTHTGEKPYKCDVCPAEFSHNGHLQRHKRTHAGEKPYKCDVCHAEFSRSGHLKQHKRRHTGERPYKCDVCPAEFSHNGHLQQHKRIHTGEKPYKCGVCHAEFSQSGNLQQHKRTHTGEKPYKCDVCPAEFSHNGHLQRHKRTHAGEKPYKCDVCHAEFSRSGHLKQHKRRHTGERPYKCDVCPAEFSHNGHLQQHKRIHTGEKPYKCGVCHAEFSQSGNLQQHKRRHTGEKPYKCDVCPAEFSHNGHLQRHKRTHAGEKPYKCDVCHAEFSRCGYLKQHTRRHTGEKP; this comes from the exons ATGGAGATAAGCCCTTCGATAA ACGCAAGAAAAAGTGCTGATATGCTCCATATTCAGGACAAGCCCAGAGGCAATTGTGAACAAGAATACTCAGGTTGCACTTCTTCAAATGCACAGTTCAAGATCAGCACAACAACAGTTGAACTGCAGCCCGACAGCACTACACTAGTCACTATGAATGATCGACACGCTGAGCAACATAGAGACCAGAGCAAGCCATGTGCAAATGCATGCATGTGGAAAGCCAGCCTCGAATGCCACATGTTTGCACACTGTCACAATGAGTCTGACAAGTGTCCCACAACTCCTTCAATGAATGTTCAGATGGGAGAGGAGGGTTCTGGGTGCAACATTTGTCCCTCTGCATTCTCGTGGTCTGGAAGTGACGAGAACCACGTGGTGAAGTGTACTGACGACAGGTCATACAAgagcgatgtctgccctgcagagttcaacaTGAGCGGGAacatacagcagcacaagcggacacacacgggcgagaagccatacgagtgcgatgtctgccctgcagagttcagccacaacgggcacctacagcgtcacaagcggatacacacaggcgagaagccatacaagtgcggtgtctgccatgcagagttcagccagagtgggaacctacagcagcacaagcggacacacacgggcgagaagccatacaagtgcgatgtctgccctgcagagttcagccacaacgggcacctacagcgtcacaagcggacacacgcaggtgagaagccatacaagtgcgatgtctgccacgcAGAGTTCAGCCGCAGCGGGCACCTAAAGCAGCACAAGCGGAGACACACTGGcgagaggccatacaagtgtgatgtctgccctgcagagttcagccacaacgggcacctacagcagcacaagcggatacacacaggcgagaagccatacaagtgcggtgtctgccatgcagagttcagccagagtgggaacctacagcagcacaagcggacacacacgggcgagaagccatacaagtgcgatgtctgccctgcagagttcagccacaacgggcacctacagcgtcacaagcggacacacgcaggtgagaagccatacaagtgcgatgtctgccacgcAGAGTTCAGCCGCAGCGGGCACCTAAAGCAGCACAAGCGGAGACACACTGGcgagaggccatacaagtgtgatgtctgccctgcagagttcagccacaacgggcacctacagcagcacaagcggatacacacaggcgagaagccatataagtgcggtgtctgccatgcagagttcagccagagtgggaacctacagcagcacaagcggagacacacgggcgagaagccatacaagtgcgatgtctgccctgcagagttcagccacaacgggcacctacagcgtcacaagcggacacacgcaggtgagaagccatacaagtgcgatgtctgccacgcAGAGTTCAGCCGCTGCGGGTACCTAAAGCAGCACACGCGgagacacacgggcgagaagccatag